The sequence AGCAGGTGCGGCACGGACGGCAGGAACACCGACGCCGTCTCACCCCGGCCGCGCGCGCGCACGAAGCGGCCGACGGCCTGGGCGAAGAAGAGCTGGGTGCCGGTGGTCGTGGCCCAGACCCCCACCGCCAGCCGAGGCACGTCCACGCCCTCGGAGACCATCCGGACCGCGACCATCCAGCGCTTGTCGGACTCGGCGAACTGGGTGATCTTCTTGGAGGCGGCCTTCTCGTCGGAGAGCACGACGGTCGGTGGCTCACCGGTGATCTTGCGGATCAGGGCGGCATACGCACGGGCCGTGTCCTGGTCGGAGGCGATCACCAGCCCGCCGGCGTCGAGCATGTGGCGGCGTACTTCCGAGAGCCGCTTGTCCGCGGCCGCCAGCACTGCCGGCATCCAGGAGCCGGTCGGGTCGAGGGCGGTGCGCAACGCCTGGGCGTGCATGTCCTTGGTGAGCGGCTCGCCCAGCCGGGCCGCGATCTCGTCGCCGGCCCGGGTGCGCCAGGTCATCTCACCGGAATAGGCCATGAACAGCACGGGCCGGACCACGTGGTCGGCCAGCGCATGGGCATAGCCGTAGGTGAAGTCGGCGACCGAGCGCGGGACCCCGTCGTCGCCGGGCGCGTAGGTGACGAAGGGGATCGGGTTGATGTCGGAGCGGAAGGGCGTGCCGGTCAGCGACAGCCGCCGCGTGGCCGGCTCGAAGGCCTCCCTGACCCCTTCACCCCATGACTTGGCGTCGCCGGCGTGGTGGATCTCGTCGAGGATGACCAGGGTCTTGAACCGTTCGGTGCGGATGCGCATCGCGAGCGGGTTGACGGCGACGCCGGCATAGGTGACGGCGATGCCGACGAAGTCCTTGGACGTCTTGCCCGAGCCGGCACTGTAGGTCGGGTCGATGGGGATCCCGGCCCGCGCGGCAGCCTCGGCCCACTGGGTCTTGAGGTGCTCGGTGGGGGCGACGATCGTGATCCGGTCGACGATGCGACGGCCCAGCAGCTCGGCGGCCACGGACAGGGCGAAGGTCGTCTTGCCGGCGCCCGGCGTCGCGACGGCCAGGAAGTCGCGCGGGGACGCAGCGGCGTACTGGTCCATCGCCGCCTGCTGCCACGCCCGCAGCAACGGGGCCGTGCCCCAAGCGGCGCGATCGGGCCACGCAGGCGAGAGGGGTACGGCGTCAGGCCGCCCCGTCACGCGTCGGGACCCTGACCACCGGCGCCGTCGCCGCCCTCGCCGCCGCCGGGCTTCATCTGCTCCCAGATGTCCTTGCAGTCGGGGCAGACCGGGAACTTCTCCGGG comes from Nocardioides piscis and encodes:
- a CDS encoding DEAD/DEAH box helicase — protein: MTGRPDAVPLSPAWPDRAAWGTAPLLRAWQQAAMDQYAAASPRDFLAVATPGAGKTTFALSVAAELLGRRIVDRITIVAPTEHLKTQWAEAAARAGIPIDPTYSAGSGKTSKDFVGIAVTYAGVAVNPLAMRIRTERFKTLVILDEIHHAGDAKSWGEGVREAFEPATRRLSLTGTPFRSDINPIPFVTYAPGDDGVPRSVADFTYGYAHALADHVVRPVLFMAYSGEMTWRTRAGDEIAARLGEPLTKDMHAQALRTALDPTGSWMPAVLAAADKRLSEVRRHMLDAGGLVIASDQDTARAYAALIRKITGEPPTVVLSDEKAASKKITQFAESDKRWMVAVRMVSEGVDVPRLAVGVWATTTGTQLFFAQAVGRFVRARGRGETASVFLPSVPHLLGYASEMEVERDHVLGRKVSDEGDIFAAENDLLAAAQAGESASAELEMSFEALGSTASFDRVLYDGGEFGHSGEVHVGSEEEMDFLGIPGLLEPDQVRELLHSRTSERAKKQKAAAGGREPDTIAAVTTHEQLAVLRRELNGLVAAWHHRTGQAHGITHSALRKECGGPAAAVASAEQLRLRIDRVREWAMRASS